From the Planktothrix tepida PCC 9214 genome, one window contains:
- a CDS encoding VOC family protein, whose translation MHHASIRTANIHRAIAFYETLGFTVCERFTTGYTLACWMEGLNGRIELIEIPQPKPAPDAFSDEHYVGYYHLSFDLTDQVSDLASWLNHLQHQFNQGVTEQPNLFQPLKILLEPMQQMIGDRVYEVMFIADTDGLPLEFIRILSAV comes from the coding sequence ATGCACCATGCGTCAATTCGGACGGCTAATATTCATCGAGCGATCGCTTTTTATGAAACCCTGGGATTTACGGTTTGTGAACGGTTTACAACGGGATATACCTTAGCGTGTTGGATGGAAGGGTTAAACGGACGAATTGAATTAATTGAAATTCCCCAACCGAAACCCGCCCCCGATGCGTTCTCGGATGAGCATTATGTCGGCTATTATCATCTTTCGTTTGATTTAACGGATCAAGTTTCTGATTTAGCCAGTTGGTTGAATCATCTTCAACATCAGTTTAATCAAGGAGTTACAGAACAGCCCAATTTATTTCAACCGTTAAAAATTCTATTAGAACCTATGCAACAAATGATCGGAGATCGGGTGTATGAAGTCATGTTTATTGCGGACACAGACGGTTTACCCTTAGAATTTATCCGCATTTTGTCGGCTGTCTAA
- a CDS encoding plastocyanin/azurin family copper-binding protein: MIKFNFDFKLLFKQIFVGLGLLLILILELNSIEIQPAFAAVDLSRQPATEVTVSLSNESGELKFFPDHFQFEAGKPYKLILKNPSPGKHYFTAKDFADMSWTQKVESGKLEVKGAIHDLELKPGGEATWVFVPIRTGTYSLRCSIPGHTEAGMKGEIIITENS, from the coding sequence ATGATAAAATTTAATTTTGATTTTAAATTATTATTTAAACAAATTTTTGTTGGTTTAGGTTTATTATTGATCCTAATTTTGGAATTGAATTCTATTGAGATTCAACCTGCTTTCGCTGCGGTTGATTTATCCCGTCAACCGGCAACGGAAGTTACCGTTAGTTTAAGTAATGAATCAGGAGAATTAAAATTTTTCCCGGATCACTTCCAATTTGAAGCTGGAAAACCCTATAAATTAATCTTAAAAAATCCGAGTCCCGGTAAACATTATTTCACCGCTAAAGATTTTGCGGATATGAGTTGGACACAAAAAGTTGAGTCTGGAAAATTAGAAGTTAAAGGTGCAATTCACGATTTAGAATTAAAACCGGGTGGGGAAGCAACCTGGGTATTCGTTCCCATCAGAACCGGAACTTATAGTTTACGCTGTTCTATCCCCGGACATACTGAAGCCGGAATGAAAGGGGAAATTATTATTACCGAGAACTCGTGA
- a CDS encoding polysaccharide deacetylase family protein yields MGSPNFKRFPQILLGGVSGMFILSFYFGQVAVSLPPVALSTQNQVLPTEINSSEDDIEKPPIPPLGEPDPFIPRQPFPPPNLKKPEKPYYSLIPDRYKGKTIYQVSPRNQEKVIALTFDDGPWLETLKVLAVLQQFDIKATFFILGRNLLLYPEIMQQVVQAGHAVGNHTWTHSYPKMEPLRAKSEIENTSAKLQLMTGLKTRLFRPPGGILDNGTAEYARSKNYAIIMWSIDTKDYQQASAEILADRVLNQARPGDIVLMHDGGGNRFQTIQSLKIIIPELQKRGYRFVTVPELLALSE; encoded by the coding sequence ATGGGTTCCCCAAATTTTAAACGGTTTCCACAGATTCTACTGGGTGGTGTGAGTGGAATGTTTATTCTTAGCTTTTATTTTGGGCAAGTTGCTGTATCCTTGCCCCCTGTTGCGTTGTCAACTCAAAATCAGGTTCTTCCAACCGAGATTAATTCTTCTGAAGATGACATCGAAAAACCCCCTATTCCCCCTTTAGGAGAACCAGACCCCTTTATCCCCAGACAACCTTTCCCCCCTCCCAATTTAAAAAAGCCTGAAAAACCTTATTATTCTTTAATTCCAGACCGCTATAAAGGCAAAACGATTTATCAAGTTTCTCCTCGAAATCAAGAAAAAGTAATTGCCTTAACCTTTGATGATGGCCCTTGGTTAGAAACCTTAAAAGTTTTAGCGGTTTTACAACAGTTTGATATTAAAGCCACATTTTTTATTTTAGGTCGCAATTTACTATTATACCCTGAAATTATGCAACAAGTGGTTCAAGCGGGTCATGCGGTTGGGAATCATACTTGGACACATTCTTATCCCAAAATGGAACCTTTGCGGGCAAAATCAGAAATTGAAAATACATCAGCCAAATTACAGTTAATGACAGGGTTAAAAACCCGGTTATTTCGTCCTCCTGGAGGCATTTTAGATAATGGAACGGCGGAGTATGCTCGCAGTAAAAACTATGCGATTATTATGTGGTCAATTGATACGAAAGACTATCAACAAGCTTCGGCTGAAATTTTAGCAGATCGGGTTTTAAATCAAGCGCGTCCAGGGGATATTGTTTTAATGCACGATGGCGGTGGAAATCGGTTTCAAACAATACAATCCTTAAAGATTATCATTCCTGAATTACAAAAACGAGGCTATCGGTTTGTCACGGTTCCTGAATTATTAGCCTTATCTGAATAG
- a CDS encoding DJ-1/PfpI/YhbO family deglycase/protease, with translation MALNYNDLSKKRVAILIENGVEDAEFLIPYNAFKMSEAETVVLGSRMNEKYKGKQGKMTHFADGTTTEARPEDFDAVIIPGGMAPDKMRCNPNTVKFVQAMMEQGKWVAAVCHGPQVLIEGDLLRGKNATGFVSIRKDMMNSGAIYLNKPLVVDGNLITSRQPGDLAIFTTAILNRLGLGKQAGLPDENNTLAEWWKLADAWGGSTKGEIAKALNTALAGEHYSLEALEQYAEKADYLKLKLMLKDFISLKRRHIDQLETRLQELGEKPSLPSAMAEPYAKLKSWLQSSDDIAVTKRALGDIQTGVVDVFNLRVQTTDPVSTALFTEIEQHLAEQEQQLVELYQTMLGSKSPEPATPSTGAAISM, from the coding sequence ATGGCATTAAACTATAACGATTTATCTAAAAAACGAGTTGCAATTTTAATTGAAAATGGAGTCGAAGATGCAGAGTTTCTAATTCCTTATAATGCCTTTAAAATGTCCGAGGCAGAAACCGTTGTTCTCGGTTCTCGGATGAATGAAAAATACAAAGGAAAACAAGGAAAAATGACTCATTTCGCTGATGGGACGACCACAGAAGCGCGTCCAGAAGACTTTGATGCTGTGATTATTCCGGGGGGAATGGCACCCGATAAAATGCGCTGTAACCCCAATACAGTTAAATTTGTGCAGGCGATGATGGAGCAAGGAAAATGGGTCGCTGCGGTTTGTCATGGGCCCCAGGTATTAATTGAAGGAGATTTATTACGCGGAAAAAATGCAACGGGGTTTGTATCTATTCGCAAAGATATGATGAATTCTGGGGCGATTTATTTGAATAAGCCTTTAGTTGTTGATGGAAATTTAATTACCTCCCGTCAACCGGGAGATTTGGCTATTTTTACCACTGCTATTTTAAACCGATTAGGCTTAGGAAAACAGGCAGGTCTTCCTGATGAAAATAATACTTTAGCAGAATGGTGGAAATTAGCCGATGCTTGGGGAGGTTCAACCAAAGGAGAAATTGCTAAAGCCTTAAATACAGCTTTAGCGGGGGAACACTATTCTTTAGAAGCCTTAGAACAGTATGCCGAAAAAGCAGATTATCTGAAATTAAAGTTAATGTTGAAGGATTTTATTTCCCTTAAACGGCGACATATTGATCAATTAGAAACTCGTTTGCAAGAGTTAGGAGAAAAACCGAGTTTACCGTCAGCAATGGCTGAACCCTATGCGAAGTTAAAAAGCTGGTTACAGTCTAGTGATGATATAGCGGTTACAAAACGAGCATTAGGGGATATTCAAACAGGGGTTGTTGATGTTTTTAATTTACGGGTTCAAACCACTGACCCGGTTTCAACGGCATTATTTACTGAAATTGAACAACATTTAGCTGAACAAGAACAACAATTAGTCGAACTTTATCAAACCATGTTAGGGTCAAAATCTCCTGAACCTGCGACACCTTCTACGGGTGCTGCTATTAGTATGTAA
- a CDS encoding ATP-binding protein: protein MICHFMIGVPGSGKSTIAQQLAEITQGVIISTDRIREQLYGEEIIQGNWSEIEAEVLKQMEAAITSSQPIIYDATNAYPQWRLELLEKIALISPEISRSWVAWVLETPIEICKQWNQNRQRHVPESVIEEMGKAIANFPPTLSEGFITIYPVKPGYLDLKILLITNY from the coding sequence ATGATATGTCATTTTATGATTGGGGTTCCGGGTTCAGGAAAGTCAACGATTGCTCAACAACTTGCGGAAATTACGCAGGGTGTGATTATTTCTACAGATCGAATTCGAGAACAGCTTTATGGGGAGGAAATTATTCAGGGAAATTGGTCAGAAATCGAAGCAGAAGTTTTAAAACAAATGGAAGCAGCAATCACTTCTTCTCAACCGATTATTTATGATGCGACTAATGCTTATCCTCAGTGGCGACTCGAACTATTAGAAAAAATTGCTTTAATTTCTCCTGAAATCTCTCGGTCTTGGGTGGCTTGGGTATTAGAAACCCCGATAGAAATTTGCAAACAATGGAATCAAAATCGCCAGCGCCACGTTCCTGAATCTGTTATTGAAGAAATGGGAAAAGCGATCGCCAATTTTCCTCCCACTTTATCAGAAGGATTTATTACCATTTATCCTGTAAAACCTGGATATCTCGATTTAAAAATTCTACTAATCACTAACTATTAA
- a CDS encoding translocation/assembly module TamB domain-containing protein, whose amino-acid sequence MTHSPNPNSEPILHPRQRLRRILVWGGVGCGITLLTVGTTAAWFIRYRLAPIIGSTLETIIQRPVNVGPVEGFTLNSIRFGHSSIPPTATDTDKAVAEAVEVNFSLLSLYKPKVQLDITLVKPNIYIEEDASGNWLNTKLNLDPNPAITLVFRTIGIEKAQINLMPYEILKANSQGTKTQKPIKIGVDQVRANLSEDNARIQADLAGTIGDTGTFAIKGDALLEPGRVNAQIQANRIDLPLIAWFVSTPGVSVKQGKLNTNLSVKLENYKPLDVRGTLNLDQIKVGVENLPDTVNLSQAKLRFAGTQLIIDQFNTTMGDLALNLKGSVLTNPNLELAKTQVNLAANLKPVQISTLLKTVERIQGEPLKLPFPITGELKADVNLKGYLQTPQISGTIATTQKTLVDRIYFDTIQTDFNLLAKFDPNFKILADPVIGIQNLLIQPSVGGSVKGNGEVQLNGLTALLGTQPELLKPGDKVIIRQQKPTPNQSLPTLPPKPEITTRKVEFNPTVKLDFTVDNIPGDAIAQSYGLLPSFRIGNLSANAQVSGNLDNLKGEAKFSLPSVTYPMLGQAQFAGTTAKVQVEIANGNLNLIAQKNNNDIWNAEILGNQIAITPLVDLGLLFASLPNATKQQIQSVDLTDGRLNLAAKLSGNLKGFSLNTLIADSQIQLNFRDSTINAIAQLQNGLFKTEFSSDNLALPRLINIGLPLANLPQTTTAQLQNLDFSQGTLQIAGSLNGNIENFTPNSLTGNAKTIINLGNLGGIITANSQINQGQFKGEFNARDIQLNPWINLGLPLANLPNNVKTQIQTIDLRNSRLTGGGNITGNLDNLNLNTLIANASGQVNLGNFGGTINAEGQLQNNQLIAQVITNQIPLQPLINLGLPLANLQPSLVAEINALNLQGGFLQGSANFRGNLTNFSPNNLIASLDGQVNLGQGGGFVLATGETQQGQWKAGFKGDEIALSRFSRLVESQIPELMANLRQNGLLDQAENMPLLRGLLNTEILGQGNLASINPKTIQALGQLQLTELPIIKQPFDAIASWNGQQINIQKAETPGFSTDGFVGVEFQGNGILQLSNLNLNVRVNNFDLQSPLAQNILAILPPEVTTGDSPLVAGIVNFNGKLTGTLSALNLNGDLRLNNFALRDVTFDPLLAGTVNISPGQQVNVALAGEQDKIELVLDDKYLPISFLVQRDKSLLVGQSQGNNLNISLEQFPLQTLSFSPLAQFDIGLLKGIASGQVTVSNLASFNLNQIAATGNIIVQEPALGYIQADSFKGNFNYQNGIVTLTDAELKKGITQVLINTKAQVSEILASLSAPNTQNLSTVSNQFEGTIKIPQGSLQDVLTALKIFNLEDLARGLKPPDYATATEVAPVPVGLPGNPTLLQQLRRFAEIQAILQQSIEEAAKEPLPPLQDLQGKFTGEIAFQGSIQSGIQATATVKGEDWNYGKYRADQFLLDANFADNVLRVEPIQLRSGATLYDFRGQLNLANQQPSGQLRVKNIRLEEIEKIVDLPNVDLTGQLNVRASVGGTLDNPQASGELTLLEATVNGDPVQEAQSSFSYNNARLRFGGSLLVTEVDPIAFKGTLPFKLPFAKVTPESDLVDVRVDIKDEGLAVINLLNPELNWQEGKGLVQLRISGSLQQPETGGIKLNLKPEGLFKIQDAVLTARSLEQSIVGLSGTALFTGDRIQVKEIKGELQGDKGTGNILLSGVLPVSSPLAETDPDLQTPLQLSLDQLTLNLPDLYKGNASGAITITGTALKPKLGGEVVLSKGRVILPSQETATLPTDTPETNSQSPVNVSLNGLKLTLADNIQVMTPPILDAPLINFTAKGTIQLNGSLASINDIRPQGTIDLTGGQVNLYTSQLRLDRGYPQQAIFVPSEGLDPILNVRLVTRVPEAVRFVSPPSAFPAEQTEALSPSRFGTVRTIRIVALVRGPASEINDIIKLQSSPPRSQNELVALLGGSVIQGIQDDSTLVLANIASAGLFGKLQQDIINATGLTEFRIYPSRVAERGSSGRASALGVGIEVGLDVTNNTYVSLSRVLAAHQPFLFNINYRLNDNLLLRGATNFGNESEIRFEYETRF is encoded by the coding sequence ATGACTCATTCTCCTAATCCTAATTCTGAACCAATTTTACATCCCCGACAACGGTTAAGGCGCATCCTGGTTTGGGGGGGTGTCGGATGCGGAATCACCCTCTTAACAGTGGGAACAACAGCCGCCTGGTTTATTCGATATCGGTTAGCACCCATTATTGGCAGTACCTTAGAAACTATTATACAACGGCCTGTTAATGTCGGCCCCGTTGAAGGATTTACCCTTAATAGTATTCGTTTTGGTCACTCATCTATTCCCCCTACCGCAACAGATACTGATAAAGCTGTAGCGGAAGCCGTAGAAGTTAATTTTTCCCTTTTATCCTTATATAAACCCAAAGTTCAACTGGATATTACATTAGTTAAACCTAATATTTATATCGAAGAAGACGCATCAGGAAATTGGCTAAATACAAAGCTAAATTTAGATCCGAATCCTGCCATTACTTTAGTTTTTAGAACCATTGGCATTGAAAAGGCTCAAATTAATTTAATGCCTTATGAGATTTTGAAAGCTAATTCCCAAGGAACTAAAACGCAAAAACCAATTAAAATTGGGGTTGATCAAGTTAGAGCTAACTTAAGCGAAGATAATGCTCGAATTCAAGCAGATTTAGCTGGAACAATTGGGGATACGGGAACCTTTGCAATTAAGGGAGATGCCTTACTAGAACCAGGCAGAGTAAATGCCCAAATTCAAGCCAATCGTATAGATTTACCCTTAATCGCCTGGTTTGTTTCTACTCCGGGTGTGTCCGTCAAACAAGGGAAATTAAATACAAATTTAAGCGTTAAATTAGAGAATTATAAACCCCTAGATGTTCGAGGAACGTTAAATTTAGATCAAATTAAAGTTGGGGTTGAAAATCTTCCCGATACGGTTAATTTAAGTCAAGCTAAATTGCGATTTGCGGGAACTCAACTGATTATTGATCAGTTTAATACAACAATGGGGGATTTAGCTCTCAATCTGAAGGGATCTGTTTTAACAAATCCTAATTTAGAATTGGCTAAAACTCAAGTTAATTTAGCAGCTAATTTAAAACCTGTTCAAATTTCAACGCTGTTAAAAACTGTAGAAAGAATTCAAGGAGAACCTCTGAAATTACCGTTTCCGATTACGGGAGAATTAAAAGCTGATGTCAACTTAAAAGGCTATTTACAAACCCCTCAAATTTCAGGAACGATTGCTACTACTCAAAAAACGTTAGTTGATCGAATTTATTTTGATACAATTCAAACCGATTTTAATCTATTAGCCAAATTTGATCCCAATTTTAAAATTTTAGCCGATCCGGTTATTGGTATTCAAAATTTATTAATTCAACCATCCGTTGGCGGTTCCGTTAAGGGAAATGGAGAAGTTCAATTAAACGGATTAACGGCATTATTAGGAACCCAACCGGAACTGCTTAAACCCGGTGATAAAGTCATTATCCGTCAACAAAAACCCACTCCGAATCAATCGCTCCCAACCTTACCTCCAAAGCCTGAAATTACAACCCGAAAAGTCGAATTTAATCCGACGGTTAAGTTAGATTTTACTGTAGATAATATTCCAGGGGATGCGATCGCTCAATCCTATGGACTTTTACCAAGTTTTAGAATTGGTAATTTATCCGCAAATGCTCAAGTTTCTGGAAATTTAGACAACTTAAAAGGTGAGGCTAAATTTAGCTTACCCTCGGTGACCTATCCGATGTTGGGTCAAGCTCAATTTGCAGGAACAACGGCGAAAGTACAAGTTGAAATTGCTAACGGTAATCTGAATCTGATTGCTCAAAAAAATAATAATGATATTTGGAACGCTGAAATTTTAGGGAATCAAATTGCAATCACGCCTTTAGTAGATTTAGGCTTATTATTTGCCTCCCTACCCAATGCGACAAAACAACAAATTCAATCGGTTGATTTAACTGATGGTCGTTTGAATCTCGCTGCAAAATTATCAGGAAATTTAAAGGGATTTTCTTTAAATACTTTAATTGCAGATAGTCAAATTCAACTTAATTTTCGGGATAGCACGATTAATGCGATCGCTCAACTGCAAAACGGACTATTTAAAACGGAATTTTCCAGCGATAATTTAGCCTTACCTCGATTAATTAATATTGGATTACCCTTAGCAAATTTACCCCAGACCACAACCGCACAACTGCAAAACTTAGATTTCAGCCAAGGAACTTTACAAATTGCAGGTTCTCTCAACGGAAATATAGAAAATTTTACCCCGAATAGCCTCACGGGAAACGCAAAAACAATAATTAATTTAGGAAATTTAGGGGGAATCATTACCGCCAATAGCCAAATCAATCAAGGACAGTTTAAAGGCGAATTTAACGCCAGAGATATTCAATTAAATCCTTGGATTAATTTAGGCTTACCCCTTGCTAATTTACCCAATAATGTTAAAACTCAAATTCAAACAATTGACCTGCGGAATAGTCGTTTAACTGGGGGGGGAAATATTACCGGAAATTTAGATAACTTAAACCTAAATACGCTAATTGCTAACGCATCAGGACAAGTTAATTTAGGTAATTTTGGCGGTACGATTAATGCAGAAGGACAATTACAAAATAATCAGTTAATAGCTCAAGTCATTACCAATCAAATTCCTCTACAACCTTTAATTAATTTAGGATTACCCTTAGCCAATTTACAACCCAGTTTAGTCGCTGAAATTAACGCTTTAAATTTACAAGGAGGATTTCTCCAAGGTTCAGCTAACTTTCGCGGAAATTTAACCAATTTTTCACCCAATAACTTAATAGCAAGTCTGGATGGACAAGTTAATTTAGGTCAAGGAGGAGGCTTCGTTTTAGCAACTGGAGAAACCCAACAAGGACAATGGAAAGCAGGTTTTAAAGGAGATGAAATTGCCCTTAGTCGGTTCTCTCGGTTAGTCGAATCTCAAATCCCGGAACTCATGGCTAATTTACGTCAAAATGGACTGCTAGACCAAGCAGAAAATATGCCTTTATTACGAGGATTATTAAATACTGAAATCTTGGGACAAGGAAATCTAGCCTCTATTAATCCTAAAACGATCCAAGCTTTAGGCCAATTACAACTAACAGAATTACCGATTATTAAACAACCCTTTGATGCCATTGCGAGTTGGAATGGTCAACAAATTAATATTCAAAAAGCAGAAACCCCAGGATTTTCAACCGATGGGTTTGTTGGGGTTGAATTTCAAGGAAATGGTATTCTCCAACTCTCAAATTTAAACTTAAATGTTCGGGTCAATAATTTTGATTTACAATCTCCCTTAGCTCAAAATATTTTAGCAATTTTACCCCCAGAAGTTACAACCGGAGATAGCCCTTTAGTGGCGGGAATTGTTAATTTTAATGGGAAGTTAACCGGAACCCTTTCCGCCTTAAATTTAAACGGAGATTTAAGATTAAATAATTTTGCCCTGCGGGATGTCACTTTTGATCCCCTTTTAGCAGGAACCGTTAATATTAGTCCCGGTCAGCAGGTAAATGTTGCTTTAGCAGGAGAACAGGATAAAATAGAACTGGTTTTAGATGATAAATACTTACCGATTTCATTCTTAGTTCAACGGGATAAAAGCTTATTAGTCGGACAATCCCAAGGCAATAATTTAAACATTAGTTTAGAACAATTTCCCCTACAAACTTTAAGTTTTTCTCCTTTAGCCCAATTCGATATTGGACTGTTAAAAGGGATAGCATCGGGACAAGTTACAGTTTCTAATTTAGCCAGTTTTAACCTGAATCAAATTGCTGCAACGGGAAATATTATTGTTCAAGAACCCGCTTTAGGATATATTCAAGCGGATTCCTTTAAAGGAAATTTTAATTATCAAAATGGAATTGTAACCTTAACGGATGCTGAACTGAAGAAGGGAATCACTCAAGTTTTAATTAATACTAAAGCCCAGGTTTCTGAAATTTTAGCCAGTCTTTCCGCACCCAATACCCAAAATTTATCAACTGTATCCAATCAATTTGAAGGAACCATTAAAATCCCCCAAGGTAGTTTACAAGATGTCTTAACCGCCTTAAAAATCTTTAATTTAGAAGATTTAGCCAGAGGATTAAAACCCCCTGACTATGCAACAGCTACAGAAGTCGCCCCAGTACCCGTCGGTTTACCAGGAAATCCCACATTATTGCAACAATTACGACGATTTGCAGAAATTCAAGCCATCTTACAACAATCAATTGAAGAAGCCGCGAAGGAACCTTTACCTCCCTTACAAGATTTACAAGGAAAATTTACCGGAGAAATTGCTTTTCAAGGTTCAATTCAATCAGGAATTCAAGCGACTGCAACGGTTAAAGGTGAAGATTGGAACTATGGAAAATATAGGGCTGATCAGTTTCTATTAGACGCTAATTTCGCTGATAATGTTTTACGAGTTGAACCTATACAACTGCGTTCGGGTGCAACATTATATGATTTTCGCGGACAATTAAATTTAGCCAATCAACAACCCTCTGGTCAATTACGAGTTAAAAATATCCGCTTAGAAGAAATTGAAAAAATTGTCGATTTACCGAATGTTGATTTAACCGGACAATTAAATGTGCGGGCGAGTGTTGGGGGAACTTTAGATAATCCCCAAGCATCGGGAGAATTAACTTTATTAGAAGCAACAGTCAATGGTGATCCGGTTCAAGAAGCTCAAAGCAGTTTTAGTTATAATAATGCTCGCTTAAGATTTGGAGGTAGCTTATTAGTTACTGAAGTTGATCCTATTGCTTTTAAAGGAACTCTCCCCTTTAAATTACCCTTTGCTAAAGTCACTCCAGAAAGCGATTTAGTGGATGTGCGAGTGGATATTAAAGATGAAGGGTTAGCGGTGATTAATTTACTGAATCCTGAGTTAAATTGGCAAGAAGGAAAGGGGTTAGTCCAATTAAGAATTAGTGGCAGTTTGCAACAACCAGAAACAGGAGGAATTAAACTCAATCTCAAACCGGAAGGGTTATTTAAAATTCAAGATGCAGTCTTAACCGCCCGCAGTTTAGAACAGTCTATTGTAGGATTAAGTGGAACGGCTTTATTTACAGGCGATCGCATTCAGGTTAAAGAAATTAAAGGGGAATTACAAGGAGATAAAGGAACAGGAAATATCCTCTTAAGTGGCGTTTTACCCGTGTCTTCTCCCTTGGCTGAAACTGATCCCGATCTGCAAACTCCTCTACAATTAAGCTTAGATCAATTAACCCTAAATTTACCCGATCTCTATAAAGGAAATGCTTCCGGTGCTATCACAATTACAGGAACAGCTTTAAAACCCAAATTAGGCGGAGAAGTCGTATTAAGTAAGGGAAGAGTGATTTTACCGTCTCAAGAAACCGCCACCTTACCAACCGATACCCCAGAAACAAATTCTCAATCACCGGTGAATGTCAGTTTAAATGGATTAAAACTTACATTAGCCGATAATATTCAAGTCATGACGCCCCCAATTTTAGATGCTCCTTTAATTAATTTTACTGCCAAAGGAACAATTCAATTGAATGGAAGTTTAGCGAGTATTAATGATATTCGTCCTCAAGGAACCATTGACTTAACGGGAGGACAAGTGAATCTTTATACCAGTCAATTACGATTAGATCGAGGCTATCCTCAACAAGCCATCTTTGTTCCTTCTGAGGGACTCGACCCCATTTTAAACGTTCGCTTAGTCACCCGTGTTCCTGAAGCGGTGCGGTTTGTTTCTCCTCCCTCTGCATTCCCGGCTGAACAAACGGAAGCCTTAAGTCCGTCTCGGTTTGGAACTGTGCGAACGATTCGTATTGTTGCCCTTGTGCGCGGCCCGGCATCGGAAATTAATGATATTATTAAGTTACAAAGTTCTCCGCCTCGTTCTCAAAATGAATTAGTCGCTTTATTGGGTGGAAGTGTGATTCAAGGCATTCAAGATGATAGTACATTAGTATTAGCAAATATTGCCAGCGCGGGATTATTTGGTAAGCTACAGCAGGATATTATTAATGCAACGGGATTAACGGAATTTAGAATTTATCCCTCACGGGTTGCTGAACGAGGTTCGAGTGGAAGAGCTTCAGCATTAGGGGTGGGAATTGAAGTGGGTTTAGATGTAACCAATAATACCTATGTGTCTTTAAGTCGTGTCTTAGCGGCTCATCAACCTTTTCTATTTAATATTAATTATCGTCTGAATGATAATTTATTGTTACGCGGAGCTACAAATTTCGGTAATGAAAGTGAAATTCGGTTTGAGTATGAAACGCGATTTTAA
- a CDS encoding pentapeptide repeat-containing protein — MLVSQLLRQYEEGETNFTEVDLQGADLSGTILIGVNLSRANLTGANLSRAFLSRVKLNGACLHRANLSYAKMNEAKLGDANLSKANLSGAFLVKAKLPNANLSGAILTGANLRRATLPNANLCSANLQLTNLREANLTGVNLKWANLIAAKLSGANLFGAELNGANLQKAYMNGLKLSRVNLEGVNLSEARLNGADLEDATLINTNFSKAQMRGIRLTNADLTGANLERASLMWANLNWAKLPQADLRNADLRDASLLGATLEGTQFQGAKLPQSLKLYLDLAITCSNLYQAHTQKCAIELRS; from the coding sequence ATGCTAGTCAGCCAACTCTTGAGGCAGTACGAAGAAGGGGAAACCAATTTTACAGAGGTAGACCTCCAAGGTGCAGACCTATCGGGTACGATTTTGATTGGCGTTAACCTTTCCAGAGCGAACCTGACGGGAGCCAACCTTAGTCGAGCCTTCCTGAGTCGGGTCAAATTGAATGGGGCCTGTTTGCATCGTGCTAATCTCAGTTATGCCAAAATGAACGAAGCAAAATTAGGGGATGCTAACCTGAGTAAAGCCAATTTGAGTGGTGCTTTTTTAGTCAAAGCTAAACTTCCTAATGCTAATTTGAGCGGTGCTATTTTGACGGGAGCTAATTTAAGACGCGCCACACTCCCTAATGCTAATTTATGCTCGGCAAATTTACAATTAACCAATTTAAGAGAAGCAAATTTAACGGGAGTTAACTTAAAATGGGCGAATTTAATCGCGGCAAAACTCAGTGGAGCCAACCTATTCGGAGCAGAATTAAACGGAGCTAATCTGCAAAAAGCTTATATGAATGGTCTTAAATTAAGTCGAGTTAATCTTGAGGGTGTAAATCTAAGTGAAGCTAGGCTTAATGGTGCAGATTTAGAAGATGCCACCTTAATTAATACTAACTTTAGTAAAGCTCAAATGCGAGGAATTCGGTTAACAAACGCAGATTTAACCGGGGCTAATTTAGAACGAGCGAGTCTGATGTGGGCTAATTTAAACTGGGCAAAATTACCTCAAGCTGACTTAAGGAATGCCGATTTAAGAGATGCGTCTTTATTGGGAGCAACCCTTGAAGGAACTCAATTTCAAGGCGCAAAATTACCTCAATCTTTAAAACTTT